From Camelina sativa cultivar DH55 chromosome 7, Cs, whole genome shotgun sequence, one genomic window encodes:
- the LOC104703324 gene encoding probable leucine-rich repeat receptor-like protein kinase At5g49770 — translation MVASNTITATSRLLLICFAYSFTFFSMTSSVTDPRDAASLRSLMDQWDNTPPSWGGSEDPCGTPWEGVSCNNSRITALGLSTMGLKGRLSGDIGELAELRSLDLSFNPGLTGSLTSRLGDLQKLNILILAGCGFTGSIPNEIGYLKDLSFLALNSNNFTGKIPASLGNLTKVYWLDLADNQLTGPIPISSGSSPGLDLLLKAKHFHFNKNQLSGTIPPKLFSSEMILIHVLFDGNQFTGSIPSTLGLVQTLEVLRLDRNTLTGKVPENLSNLTNIIELNLAHNKLVGSLPDLSDMKSMNYVDLSNNSFDPSESPLWFSTLLSLTTLVMEYGSLQGPLPNKLFRFPQLQQVKLKKNAFNGTLSLGDTVGPQLQLVDLQDNDISSVTLSSGYTNTLILVGNPVCTTALSNTNYCQIQQQQDKRIYSTSLANCGGKSCPSDQKISPQSCECAYPYEGTLYFRGPMFRDLSNVNTYHSLEMSLWVKLGLTPGSVSLQNPFFNNDDYLQIQLALFPPMGKYFNRTEVQRIGFDLSNQTYKPPPLFGPYYFIASPYTFPAEGNGHSLSSRMVIGIITGCSALVLCLVALGIYAMWQKRRAEEAIGLSRPFVSWASSGKDSGGAPQLKGARWFSYEEIKKITNNFSVSSELGYGGYGKVYKGMLQDGQMLAIKRAQQGSTQGGLEFKTEIELLSRVHHKNLVGLVGFCFEQGEQILVYEYMSNGSLKDSLTGRSGIVLDWKRRLRVALGSARGLAYLHELADPPIIHRDVKSTNILLDENLTAKVADFGLSKLVSDCTKGHVSTQVKGTLGYLDPEYYTTQKLTEKSDVYSFGVVMMELITAKQPIEKGKYIVREIKLVMNKSDNEYYGLRDKMDRSLRDAGALPELGRYMELALKCVDETASERPTMSEVVKEIEMIIQNSGTTSSSSSASASSSATEFGVVKGGEKLLYGGSLRKKEAQDGEFDYSGGYSVPTKIEPK, via the exons ATGGTGGCTTCCAACACCATAACCGCTACGTCGCGGTTGCTATTGATCTGTTTTGCTTACTCGTTCACTTTCTTCTCAATGACTTCCTCAGTCACTGACCCTCGTGATG CGGCCTCGCTGCGTTCTTTGATGGATCAATGGGACAACACACCGCCTAGTTGGGGAGGTTCTGAGGATCCTTGTGGAACTCCTTGGGAAGGTGTCTCCTGCAACAACTCCAGAATCACTGCATT GGGTTTGTCAACAATGGGTCTCAAAGGAAGGCTTAGTGGGGACATTGGAGAACTAGCTGAACTAAGATCCTT GGACCTTTCGTTTAATCCTGGTCTCACGGGTTCACTTACTTCTCGGTTAGGAGACCTGCAAAAGCTTAACATCCT tatccTTGCTGGCTGTGGCTTCACTGGTAGCATCCCAAATGAGATTGGCTACCTCAAAGATCTATCTTTCTT GGCCTTGAACTCAAATAACTTCACGGGTAAAATTCCAGCATCTCTTGGAAACCTCACCAAGGTTTATTGGTTGGATCTTGCGGATAATCAGTTGACAGGACCCATTCCAATTTCATCAGGCTCTAGTCCTGGTCTTGATCTTCTTTTAAAAGCCAAACACTT TCATTTCAACAAGAATCAGCTCTCAGGCACAATTCCACCAAAACTTTTCAGCTCTGAGATGATACTGATCCATGT ATTATTCGATGGAAACCAATTCACAGGGAGCATACCTTCCACTTTAGGACTCGTTCAGACACTAGAGGTTCT TCGGCTTGACAGAAACACTCTGACCGGAAAAGTTCCAGAGAATCTCAGTAATCTCACAAATATCATTGAACT GAACTTAGCTCACAACAAGCTTGTAGGATCTTTGCCAGATTTGTCAGATATGAAGTCAATGAACTACGT AGATCTCAGCAATAACTCATTTGATCCATCAGAGTCTCCTCTATGGTTCTCAACCTTACTTTCACTGACTACACT TGTGATGGAATATGGATCTCTTCAAGGACCATTGCCCAATAAACTCTTTCGGTTTCCACAGCTTCAACAAGT GAAACTGAAAAAGAACGCATTCAATGGAACACTGAGCTTGGGAGACACAGTAGGTCCACAACTCCAACTTGTTGATCTGCAAGACAATGACATTTCTTCTGTAACACTTAGCTCTGGATATACCAATACATTAAT ACTCGTAGGAAACCCTGTATGCACAACAGCTCTCTCAAACACAAACTACTGCCAGATTCAGCAGCAACAAGACAAACGAATATACTCGACCAGTCTTGCTAACTGTGGAGGAAAATCTTGTCCATCAGACCAAAAGATTAGCCCTCAGAGCTGTGAATGCGCCTACCCTTATGAAGGCACACTATACTTCCGAGGGCCTATGTTCAGAGACCTGTCCAATGTGAACACATACCATTCACTGGAGATGAGCTTGTGGGTGAAACTAGGACTTACTCCAGGCTCGGTCTCTCTACAAAACCCTTTCTTCAACAATGATGATTATCTTCAGATACAGTTGGCCCTTTTCCCACCTATGGGCAAGTATTTTAACAGAACTGAAGTTCAGAGAATTGGATTTGACTTGAGTAACCAAACATACAAACCTCCTCCCTTGTTTGGACCTTACTACTTCATTGCATCTCCCTACACTTTCCCAG CTGAAGGTAACGGACATTCCTTGAGCTCTCGGATGGTCATTGGGATAATAACTGGTTGCAGCGCTTTGGTCCTGTGCCTTGTTGCGCTAGGAATATATGCAATGTGGCAAAAGAGACGTGCAGAGGAAGCTATCGGTTTGAGTAGACCATTTG TTTCATGGGCATCGAGTGGAAAAGACAGCGGTGGTGCACCGCAGCTGAAAGGGGCTCGATGGTTCTCTTACGAAGAAATCAAGAAGATCACGAACAATTTCTCTGTGAGCAGTGAGCTGGGTTATGGAGGTTATGGAAAG GTGTATAAAGGAATGCTTCAAGATGGGCAGATGTTGGCGATCAAAAGAGCACAACAAGGATCCACACAAGGAGGTCTCGAATTCAAAACAGAGATTGAGTTGCTTTCTCGAGTTCATCACAAGAACCTGGTTGGGCTTGTCGGCTTTTGCTTCGAACAAGGCGAGCAGATTCTGGTCTACGAGTACATGTCCAACGGATCACTAAAAGATAGCTTAACAG GGCGATCCGGTATTGTGCTGGATTGGAAAAGAAGGCTGAGAGTGGCTCTAGGATCAGCAAGAGGACTAGCATACCTCCACGAATTGGCAGATCCTCCGATCATCCACAGGGACGTGAAGTCAACTAACATTCTTTTGGATGAGAATCTCACGGCCAAGGTTGCCGATTTTGGCTTGTCCAAGCTGGTTTCAGACTGCACCAAAGGCCATGTTTCAACACAAGTCAAAGGCACATTG GGATATTTGGATCCAGAATACTACACAACGCAGAAACTTACAGAGAAGAGTGATGTGTATAGCTTCGGTGTCGTAATGATGGAGCTGATCACGGCGAAACAGCCGATAGAGAAAGGCAAGTACATTGTTCGAGAGATCAAGCTTGTAATGAACAAGAGCGACAATGAATACTACGGACTAAGAGATAAGATGGATAGGTCGTTGAGAGACGCCGGAGCTCTGCCAGAACTGGGGAGGTATATGGAACTAGCCCTGAAATGCGTTGATGAGACGGCTTCTGAGAGGCCAACGATGAGTGAAGTGGTTAAAGAGATTGAGATGATCATCCAGAATAGTGGGACAACGAGTAGTAGCTCCTCTGCATCTGCGTCGTCTTCAGCTACAGAATTTGGTGTCGTGAAGGGCGGAGAGAAGCTTTTGTATGGTGGTAGTttgaggaagaaagaagcaCAAGACGGAGAGTTTGATTATAGCGGTGGCTACTCTGTTCCGACCAAGATAGAgcccaagtaa